The proteins below come from a single Cupriavidus pauculus genomic window:
- a CDS encoding helix-turn-helix transcriptional regulator, translated as MALPQHAAPFDTPHGAHLGYLGGAFGRVSLLAPDVVFAPHTRDCEQVLANVDEAPLDVLIDGHARRLLPHDAILLRPRQIYAIPRAGEGGGARGLPGSVLIKASASLAARAGLAMPAPGTAGPNVPIALARDARAALRELVDAMTVQDPGAVAVRQCVDAVFGAVAHAAMERGPLPSAPADDAQAPSIRAEANALVFGELNTFREIGDAARRYDVSERHFFTLFRRATGLPPRAFYNMRRLEMAFALLLDSSRSIADIAYELGFNAPPHFTRFMRDNTGWTPSSYRRAVALAPDALRPSVSTFAPLPRGV; from the coding sequence ATGGCCTTGCCGCAGCACGCTGCCCCGTTCGATACGCCACATGGTGCCCATCTGGGATACCTCGGGGGTGCGTTCGGCCGCGTGTCGCTGCTGGCGCCCGACGTCGTCTTCGCGCCGCACACGCGCGATTGCGAGCAGGTTCTGGCCAACGTCGATGAGGCGCCGCTCGATGTACTGATCGATGGCCATGCGCGTCGGCTGTTGCCGCACGATGCCATCCTGTTGCGGCCGCGGCAGATCTACGCGATTCCGCGCGCGGGCGAGGGCGGTGGCGCGCGGGGATTGCCGGGGTCGGTGCTGATCAAGGCCTCGGCCTCGCTGGCGGCGCGTGCGGGCCTGGCCATGCCCGCGCCGGGTACCGCGGGACCCAATGTACCGATCGCGCTGGCGCGCGATGCGCGCGCGGCGTTGCGCGAACTCGTCGATGCGATGACGGTGCAGGACCCCGGCGCGGTGGCGGTCCGGCAATGCGTCGATGCGGTGTTTGGCGCGGTGGCGCATGCCGCAATGGAACGTGGGCCGTTGCCGTCGGCACCGGCCGACGATGCGCAGGCGCCTTCCATTCGCGCCGAGGCCAACGCGCTGGTCTTTGGGGAACTGAACACGTTTCGCGAGATTGGCGATGCGGCGCGCCGGTACGACGTGTCGGAGCGGCACTTCTTTACGCTGTTCCGTCGCGCCACGGGACTGCCGCCTCGCGCGTTCTACAACATGCGCCGGCTGGAGATGGCGTTTGCGCTGTTGCTCGATAGCTCGCGTTCGATTGCCGATATCGCTTACGAACTCGGGTTCAACGCACCGCCGCATTTCACGCGGTTTATGCGCGACAACACGGGGTGGACGCCGTCCAGCTATCGGCGGGCGGTTGCCCTGGCGCCGGATGCGCTGCGTCCGAGCGTGTCCACATTCGCCCCGCTGCCGCGCGGGGTGTGA
- a CDS encoding enoyl-CoA hydratase has translation MSQKTYQELTVTLAGRSGRVAIVTMNRPDKLNALTQVMETELRDAMEALDRDEEVRVIVLTGAGKGFCAGMDINALEILPPDDIRAARWMRPFDMNRRADYQTRYGYFPALRKPIISAINGAAAGLGLVFALYSDMRFASEKAAFSTAFARRGLIAEHGIGWMLPRVVGPGHAADLLYSARKVLADEALRMGLVDRVYDADALMTETVAYADDLAENVSPRSIGVIKRQLWEQPFQSLADATRVANAEMFESIQSEDFTEGVAHFIERRPARFTGR, from the coding sequence ATGAGCCAGAAAACATATCAGGAACTGACGGTCACGCTGGCCGGCCGTAGCGGCCGCGTGGCCATCGTCACGATGAACCGCCCCGACAAGCTCAATGCGCTCACGCAGGTCATGGAGACCGAACTGCGCGATGCGATGGAAGCGCTCGACCGCGACGAGGAAGTCCGCGTGATCGTGCTCACGGGCGCGGGCAAGGGGTTCTGCGCGGGCATGGACATCAACGCGCTGGAGATCCTGCCGCCCGACGATATCCGCGCGGCGCGCTGGATGCGTCCATTCGACATGAACCGGCGCGCGGACTACCAGACGCGCTACGGTTACTTCCCCGCGCTGCGAAAGCCCATCATCTCCGCGATCAACGGCGCCGCGGCCGGCCTCGGCCTTGTATTCGCGCTCTATAGCGATATGCGATTTGCCAGCGAGAAGGCCGCGTTCAGCACGGCGTTCGCGCGACGCGGGCTGATCGCCGAGCATGGCATCGGATGGATGCTGCCGCGTGTGGTGGGACCCGGCCATGCGGCCGACCTGCTGTACTCGGCGCGCAAGGTGCTGGCCGACGAAGCGCTGCGCATGGGCCTCGTCGATCGTGTCTACGACGCGGATGCGCTGATGACCGAGACCGTCGCCTATGCGGACGACCTTGCCGAGAACGTGTCGCCACGGTCGATAGGCGTGATCAAGCGCCAGCTGTGGGAGCAGCCGTTCCAGTCGCTGGCCGACGCCACGCGCGTGGCCAACGCCGAGATGTTCGAGAGCATCCAGAGCGAAGACTTCACGGAAGGCGTCGCGCACTTTATCGAGCGGCGGCCGGCGCGCTTCACCGGGCGATAG
- a CDS encoding enoyl-CoA hydratase/isomerase family protein: MSDPKQDSHDVVRVERDGDIAIVILNRPTRMNAVNGALRQALIDTLGALNADTGIRALVLTGAGERAFCAGQDLDEAAEVSWQQIVPWLERQRAMYQAVRDLDKPSVVAVRGVAAGAGFQVALCADFRLTTPESRWGQPEVKAGLASIVGSYLMTLHVGHTHNVQMSLSGELVSGQRAYEMGLVTALHAEADLMPAALARARTLAALPPTAVRLSKQRLRAMTQPGFDDAAVAGIRAQLECYADGEPQRVMARFLEQRNTR; this comes from the coding sequence GTGAGCGATCCAAAGCAAGACAGCCATGACGTGGTGCGCGTCGAACGCGACGGCGATATCGCCATCGTCATACTGAACCGTCCCACGCGCATGAACGCCGTGAACGGCGCGCTGCGCCAGGCGCTCATCGACACGCTGGGCGCGCTCAACGCGGATACCGGCATCCGCGCGCTGGTCCTGACCGGCGCGGGCGAGCGCGCATTCTGCGCGGGGCAGGACCTCGACGAGGCCGCCGAAGTCTCGTGGCAGCAGATCGTGCCATGGCTCGAACGCCAGCGCGCGATGTACCAGGCCGTGCGCGACCTCGACAAGCCATCCGTCGTGGCCGTGCGCGGCGTGGCCGCCGGCGCGGGCTTCCAGGTGGCACTCTGCGCGGACTTCCGGCTGACCACGCCGGAGAGCCGATGGGGACAGCCGGAGGTGAAGGCCGGCCTCGCCAGCATCGTCGGGTCGTACCTGATGACGCTGCACGTCGGCCACACGCACAACGTGCAGATGTCGCTGTCGGGCGAACTGGTCAGCGGCCAGCGCGCCTACGAGATGGGACTGGTCACGGCCCTGCACGCCGAAGCGGATCTGATGCCGGCCGCATTGGCCCGTGCGCGCACGCTCGCTGCACTGCCACCCACGGCGGTGCGCCTCTCCAAGCAGCGCCTGCGCGCGATGACGCAGCCGGGCTTCGACGATGCCGCCGTGGCAGGTATCCGCGCCCAGCTCGAATGCTACGCCGATGGCGAACCGCAGCGCGTCATGGCGCGGTTTCTCGAACAACGCAACACCAGGTAG
- a CDS encoding acetate--CoA ligase family protein — protein sequence MTDTLLAPLEDAMDDTFGALFHPASVAVIGASDNPNKVGGRPIHYMRAFGYTGEILPVNPGRHVIQGLPAHATLADLVALGKTPEAAIVAVSGDATREQVKLCADAGVKAAVIMASGFAETGAAGRARQQELVRIANAGGMRLVGPNAQGTANFASGAVLNFSTMFMEVAPQDGPIAIISQSGAASVMPYALLRQAGHGVRYLVATGNDADLDACAIAAAVAGDPEVRLILVYLETISNPEALARAAATARARGASIVAIKAGNSARGAQAAASHTGALVGNDAAIDAFLVAHGIWRAGDIGELVRAVPLYLQDHAPGQGRTVVMSHSGAVGVMAADLAERHALPLTALQDDTLRALGEILPEFGTANNPLDMTAALLGKGDMFPRVLNALGADPAADMVMIGIPVAGPGYDVEALARDAAAFSAAHRKPLVASAPQQGVREVFTRHGVPTFVTEADAVAALAQYAMHRQRSARVVMKPVPSAPPPLDGHGLQDEARSLALLAEAGVPTVSYRRCASADAAVAAFEAMRADGAGAVVVKGCAASVPHKSEHGLVHLRLSTPAEVEAAAHACLDTLRTLEVTEPQVVVAQMVKGRHEFALGVSVDPMFGPLVMIGEGGTLLELRKDIVTLLAPFTVDDARAACARLRVAPLFAGYRDIPALDLDALATAAVALGDWALRHRNTLRSVDINPLMVMAAGEGVVAVDAVVQLHEET from the coding sequence TTGACTGACACCCTGCTTGCGCCGCTGGAGGACGCGATGGACGACACGTTCGGGGCGTTGTTCCACCCGGCCTCCGTTGCCGTGATCGGCGCCTCGGACAATCCCAACAAGGTCGGCGGCCGGCCCATCCATTACATGCGCGCGTTTGGCTATACGGGCGAGATCCTGCCGGTCAATCCGGGGCGTCACGTCATTCAGGGCCTGCCCGCGCACGCGACCCTCGCCGACCTCGTGGCGCTCGGCAAGACGCCTGAAGCGGCCATCGTCGCGGTGTCGGGCGACGCCACGCGCGAGCAGGTGAAGCTTTGTGCCGATGCGGGCGTCAAGGCGGCCGTGATCATGGCCTCGGGCTTCGCCGAGACCGGCGCGGCCGGGCGTGCGCGCCAGCAGGAACTCGTGCGCATCGCCAATGCGGGCGGCATGCGTCTGGTCGGCCCGAACGCGCAGGGCACCGCGAACTTTGCCAGTGGCGCGGTGCTCAACTTTTCGACGATGTTCATGGAGGTGGCGCCGCAGGACGGCCCCATCGCCATCATCAGCCAGAGCGGCGCGGCCAGCGTGATGCCGTATGCGCTGCTGCGGCAGGCCGGGCACGGCGTGCGATACCTCGTGGCCACCGGTAACGATGCGGACCTCGATGCGTGTGCGATCGCGGCGGCGGTGGCGGGCGATCCCGAGGTGCGGCTGATTCTCGTCTATCTGGAAACGATCTCGAATCCCGAAGCCCTGGCGCGTGCGGCGGCCACGGCGCGGGCGCGCGGTGCGAGCATCGTTGCGATCAAGGCCGGCAATAGTGCGCGCGGGGCGCAGGCGGCCGCCTCGCATACGGGCGCGCTGGTCGGCAACGACGCGGCGATCGATGCGTTTCTCGTCGCGCATGGCATCTGGCGCGCGGGCGATATCGGCGAACTCGTGCGCGCGGTGCCGCTGTATCTGCAGGACCACGCGCCGGGGCAGGGCCGCACGGTGGTGATGAGCCATAGCGGCGCGGTGGGGGTGATGGCGGCCGATCTGGCGGAGCGGCATGCGCTGCCGCTGACGGCATTGCAGGACGACACGCTGCGGGCGCTCGGCGAGATCCTGCCCGAGTTCGGCACCGCGAACAATCCGCTGGACATGACGGCCGCGCTGCTCGGCAAGGGCGACATGTTCCCGCGGGTGCTCAACGCGCTGGGCGCGGATCCTGCGGCGGACATGGTGATGATCGGCATCCCGGTGGCGGGGCCCGGCTACGACGTGGAAGCGCTGGCGCGCGATGCGGCGGCGTTCAGCGCGGCGCACCGCAAGCCGCTGGTGGCCAGCGCGCCGCAGCAGGGTGTGCGGGAAGTATTTACGCGGCACGGGGTGCCGACGTTCGTGACCGAGGCGGATGCGGTGGCGGCGCTGGCGCAGTATGCGATGCACCGGCAGCGCAGCGCACGGGTCGTCATGAAGCCCGTCCCGTCCGCGCCGCCGCCGCTGGACGGCCATGGTCTGCAGGACGAGGCGCGCAGTCTCGCGCTGCTGGCCGAGGCCGGTGTGCCGACCGTGTCGTACCGCCGCTGCGCGAGTGCCGATGCGGCCGTCGCCGCGTTCGAGGCGATGCGCGCAGATGGCGCCGGAGCCGTCGTGGTCAAGGGTTGTGCGGCATCGGTGCCGCACAAGAGCGAGCACGGCCTCGTGCATCTGCGCCTGAGCACCCCGGCAGAAGTCGAAGCCGCCGCGCACGCGTGTCTCGACACGTTGCGCACACTGGAGGTCACAGAACCGCAAGTCGTGGTCGCGCAAATGGTCAAGGGCCGGCACGAATTCGCGCTCGGCGTCTCCGTCGACCCGATGTTCGGCCCCCTCGTGATGATCGGCGAGGGCGGCACGCTGCTGGAACTCCGCAAGGACATCGTGACCCTGCTCGCGCCGTTCACGGTCGACGACGCCAGGGCGGCCTGCGCGCGGCTGCGCGTGGCCCCGCTGTTCGCGGGCTATCGGGACATCCCGGCGCTCGACCTCGATGCGCTCGCCACCGCCGCCGTGGCGCTCGGCGACTGGGCCCTGCGCCATCGCAACACGCTGCGCTCGGTCGATATCAATCCCCTGATGGTGATGGCGGCCGGCGAGGGCGTAGTTGCTGTCGATGCCGTCGTCCAACTGCACGAGGAGACCTGA
- a CDS encoding Bug family tripartite tricarboxylate transporter substrate binding protein, whose product MNIARRHAARLSYLLSSLISSLITLALSLASVAVHAQTYPDKPIRILMPWGDGFPANAPHLYSQELSKRLGQPVVLEVKSGAGGEIAARQVRGAPKDGYTLLATGTSITTSWASRAGNVDPEGELQPVGQIAATPYVIVAQAGRFGTFAKFLGTARERPGKLNYASPGIGTGMHFLGELIKQNGNVDVVHVPYATGARQLQAVLAGDVDIAIISLVTALPQIRSGKLEALAVSTTARSKAVPEVPTLGEAGVPGLPNIASWIALFAPKGVPADVLARLSAQIQAVSAEPAVRDTVAQWGAEVPDTSSAQLARTVQIEKKTWSRLTADGRLVAAD is encoded by the coding sequence GTGAATATCGCCCGCCGCCATGCGGCCCGCCTCTCGTATCTGCTCTCGTCGCTGATCTCGTCGCTGATCACGCTCGCGCTGTCGCTCGCGAGCGTGGCCGTCCACGCGCAGACCTATCCGGACAAGCCCATCCGCATCCTCATGCCCTGGGGCGACGGCTTTCCCGCAAACGCGCCGCATCTCTACTCGCAGGAACTTTCCAAACGGCTCGGCCAGCCCGTGGTGCTCGAGGTCAAGTCCGGTGCCGGCGGCGAGATCGCGGCGCGGCAGGTGCGTGGGGCGCCGAAGGATGGCTACACGTTGCTGGCCACGGGCACATCGATCACGACATCGTGGGCCTCGCGCGCCGGCAATGTGGATCCGGAAGGCGAATTGCAGCCGGTCGGGCAGATTGCGGCCACGCCATACGTGATCGTCGCGCAGGCCGGACGCTTCGGCACGTTCGCGAAGTTCCTCGGCACCGCGCGCGAGCGGCCGGGCAAGCTCAATTACGCGTCGCCGGGCATCGGTACCGGCATGCATTTCCTTGGCGAACTGATCAAGCAGAACGGGAACGTCGATGTCGTGCACGTGCCGTATGCCACCGGGGCGCGGCAGCTGCAGGCCGTGCTCGCGGGCGATGTCGATATCGCGATCATTTCGCTGGTGACGGCGTTGCCGCAGATCCGTTCGGGCAAGCTCGAAGCGCTGGCCGTCAGCACCACGGCGCGCAGCAAGGCCGTGCCCGAAGTGCCGACGCTCGGTGAAGCGGGCGTGCCCGGGCTGCCGAACATCGCTTCGTGGATCGCGTTGTTCGCGCCGAAGGGCGTGCCGGCCGATGTGCTGGCCAGACTCTCCGCGCAGATTCAGGCGGTATCGGCGGAGCCTGCCGTGCGCGATACCGTCGCACAGTGGGGCGCGGAAGTGCCCGACACCAGCAGCGCGCAACTGGCGCGCACCGTGCAGATCGAGAAAAAGACGTGGTCGCGGCTGACCGCCGACGGGCGGCTCGTGGCGGCCGATTAG
- a CDS encoding PepSY-associated TM helix domain-containing protein, translating into MSSHAPAANAASAYRMLWRWHFYAGLFVMPFLVVLAVTGTIYCFQPQIEPLLYPQLLRVEPAGQPLPAQTLLDRARAGAPAGAVATTYAVNANPGASAEFVFRLGPGQSESVYLNPYTGERLGTLSVEDRLMKQVRMLHRALLVGKPGELLMELAGCWVLVMLATGIAMWWPRLRERRAGAFAMRPAGGKRGWWKELHSVLGAWLAVGALAFVLSGLPWTASWGQQFKALATKANLGRPAAGGGHEGHGPAQAAGHAANHSEHTSHTGHTGHAAHTGHAAHTGAEPVPTSSPTTVPTTSLTTSLTTSPMVHTGHAGTTTGGQAIADGNGPRAAGEGGNAMTHTGHAGTTTGGQAIADGNGPRAAGAGGSAMTGAAGQTMESLPLSELPWATGLTQVPNASGQPATLTLDQVVQIAAARGAGSGCQVALPTRPNAVYTVSCFPADPQAERTLHIDPHDGRIVRDISYADYGPVARAVSYGTSLHMGRYFGMANQIVCAAISLGLMGLAISGFVMWWKRRPARALAAPSYPSAVPPMRAWVIGLGLLGAIFPMMGATMLAVWLLDRGVMLRQTRRLAT; encoded by the coding sequence TTGTCCTCCCACGCTCCTGCCGCCAATGCGGCGTCCGCCTATCGCATGCTCTGGCGCTGGCATTTCTATGCCGGCCTGTTCGTCATGCCGTTTCTGGTCGTGCTTGCGGTGACGGGCACGATTTATTGCTTTCAGCCGCAGATCGAGCCGCTGCTGTATCCGCAGTTGCTGCGCGTGGAGCCGGCTGGGCAGCCTTTGCCTGCGCAGACGCTGCTGGACCGTGCGCGCGCGGGCGCGCCGGCGGGGGCGGTGGCCACGACTTATGCGGTCAATGCGAACCCGGGCGCGAGCGCGGAGTTCGTGTTCCGGCTCGGACCGGGGCAGAGCGAGAGCGTGTATCTGAATCCCTATACAGGCGAGCGGCTTGGGACGCTGAGTGTGGAGGACCGCCTGATGAAGCAGGTGCGGATGCTCCATCGCGCGTTGCTGGTAGGGAAGCCGGGCGAACTGCTGATGGAGCTGGCGGGCTGCTGGGTGCTGGTGATGCTGGCCACCGGGATTGCGATGTGGTGGCCGCGCCTGCGCGAGAGGAGGGCGGGGGCGTTTGCAATGCGGCCGGCGGGTGGCAAGCGCGGGTGGTGGAAGGAACTGCACAGCGTGCTGGGCGCGTGGCTCGCGGTGGGGGCGCTGGCGTTCGTGTTGTCGGGGTTGCCGTGGACGGCGTCGTGGGGGCAGCAGTTCAAGGCGCTGGCGACGAAGGCGAATCTGGGGCGGCCGGCTGCCGGCGGCGGGCATGAGGGACATGGGCCGGCACAGGCGGCCGGCCATGCGGCCAACCATAGCGAGCACACGAGCCATACCGGGCACACCGGCCATGCCGCGCACACGGGCCATGCCGCGCACACGGGCGCGGAGCCCGTCCCCACGAGCAGCCCCACGACCGTCCCCACGACCAGCCTCACGACCAGCCTCACGACCAGCCCCATGGTCCACACTGGCCATGCAGGCACCACGACCGGCGGGCAAGCCATCGCCGATGGCAACGGCCCGCGCGCCGCAGGCGAGGGCGGCAATGCCATGACCCACACTGGCCATGCGGGCACCACGACCGGCGGGCAAGCCATCGCCGATGGCAACGGCCCGCGTGCCGCAGGCGCGGGCGGTAGTGCCATGACCGGTGCCGCCGGGCAGACGATGGAATCGCTGCCGCTATCCGAGCTACCGTGGGCCACGGGCCTGACCCAAGTGCCCAACGCCAGCGGCCAGCCCGCAACGCTGACACTCGACCAGGTCGTCCAGATCGCCGCCGCGCGCGGGGCCGGTAGCGGTTGCCAGGTCGCGTTGCCGACCCGGCCCAACGCGGTCTATACCGTGTCGTGCTTCCCCGCCGACCCGCAGGCCGAACGCACGCTGCATATCGACCCGCACGACGGCCGCATCGTGCGCGATATCTCTTACGCGGACTACGGCCCAGTCGCGCGCGCGGTGTCGTATGGCACCTCGCTGCATATGGGCCGCTACTTCGGCATGGCCAACCAGATCGTATGCGCGGCGATTTCCCTCGGCCTGATGGGGCTCGCGATCAGCGGCTTCGTGATGTGGTGGAAGCGCCGGCCCGCCCGCGCGCTCGCGGCGCCGAGCTATCCCTCCGCGGTCCCGCCGATGCGCGCGTGGGTCATCGGCCTCGGGCTCCTTGGCGCGATCTTCCCGATGATGGGCGCCACGATGCTCGCGGTATGGCTACTCGACCGCGGTGTCATGCTGCGGCAGACCCGCCGCCTGGCCACATAA
- a CDS encoding LysR family transcriptional regulator, translated as MNLKQLETVALVAELGSLSRAARALGIAQSLVSRAIAQIEGEWGDRLFERTGRGVVLSEFGQRIVPHVRLLLDQSARLQDEVKDAAGIPVGLVKIGVLPSMAPRLVPALFEDLRSLAPGVRLHVAEGFSGQLDEALESGRIDLALINRYSPGPRQDEDVLAQVPTYLICTPAHPFARLSQLAFRKLDGIPLVLPPSPNGFRSILDQHARRLGISLDVALEVESLSTMKEVALSGCALTILPRLAVAQDMEAGRLAAVEIVDPRMPRDIAMGVTRHHPLSRAARLVLSRLHDLVPRVASGAL; from the coding sequence ATGAACCTCAAGCAGCTGGAAACGGTCGCGCTGGTGGCCGAACTCGGCTCCCTGTCGCGCGCGGCGCGGGCGCTGGGCATCGCGCAGTCGCTGGTCAGCCGCGCGATTGCGCAGATCGAGGGGGAATGGGGAGACCGGCTGTTCGAGCGGACGGGGCGCGGTGTGGTGCTCTCGGAATTCGGGCAGCGGATCGTGCCGCATGTGCGGCTGCTGCTCGATCAGTCGGCGCGATTGCAGGACGAGGTCAAGGATGCGGCGGGCATTCCGGTCGGGCTCGTCAAGATCGGGGTATTACCGTCGATGGCGCCGCGGCTGGTGCCCGCGCTGTTCGAGGATCTGCGGTCGCTGGCGCCGGGAGTGCGGCTGCACGTGGCGGAAGGGTTCAGCGGGCAGCTCGACGAGGCGCTGGAGTCGGGGCGGATCGATCTGGCACTGATCAACCGGTATAGCCCGGGGCCCCGGCAGGACGAGGATGTGCTGGCGCAGGTGCCGACCTATCTGATCTGCACGCCGGCGCATCCGTTTGCGAGGTTGTCGCAGCTGGCGTTTCGGAAGCTCGATGGCATTCCGCTGGTGTTGCCGCCGTCGCCGAACGGGTTTCGGTCGATTCTCGACCAGCATGCGCGGCGGCTCGGCATCTCGCTCGATGTGGCGCTGGAGGTGGAATCGCTGAGCACGATGAAGGAGGTGGCGCTATCGGGCTGCGCGCTGACGATTCTGCCGCGGCTGGCGGTGGCACAGGATATGGAAGCCGGCCGGCTGGCGGCCGTGGAAATCGTCGATCCCCGCATGCCACGCGATATCGCAATGGGCGTGACGCGCCACCACCCACTCTCGCGCGCGGCGCGGCTCGTGTTGTCGCGGCTGCACGACCTCGTACCGCGTGTGGCTAGCGGTGCGCTGTGA
- a CDS encoding Bug family tripartite tricarboxylate transporter substrate binding protein, translated as MPRFTHMLRAWRRPLCALLIAAAPLAAGSAFASGAYPGKPIRLVVPFPAGGPTDAMARLIGQHLSQQLGQPVVIDNRGGAGGTIATEAVAQSAPDGYTLFFSTTGTMAINPSLYRALKVDPVKAFDAVGSVAATVNVLVVPNSLPVNNVKELIALAKQKPGSLTFGSAGNGSSNHLSGELFKSMAGIDIVHVPYKGSAAAFTDLLGGRISMMFDTVSSQVQYIGSGKVKPLGVTGTTRSEALPKVPTVAEAGLPGFDVTIWFGLSAPKGTPPDAIKRLNAELQTVLGQSDVQTQLAALGARPLPGTPADFTKLIQHDAAKWGPVVKQSGATVD; from the coding sequence ATGCCGCGCTTTACCCACATGCTTCGCGCATGGCGCCGACCGCTCTGCGCCCTGCTGATTGCTGCCGCGCCGCTGGCCGCCGGCAGCGCCTTCGCCTCCGGTGCATACCCGGGCAAACCGATTCGCCTCGTCGTGCCGTTCCCGGCCGGCGGTCCCACCGACGCCATGGCGCGCCTGATCGGCCAGCACCTGTCGCAGCAACTGGGCCAGCCCGTCGTCATCGACAACCGCGGCGGCGCGGGCGGCACGATCGCCACCGAAGCGGTGGCCCAGTCCGCCCCCGACGGCTACACGCTGTTCTTCTCGACCACGGGCACGATGGCCATCAATCCGTCGCTGTACCGCGCCCTCAAGGTGGACCCGGTCAAGGCGTTCGACGCCGTGGGCTCCGTCGCCGCCACGGTCAACGTGCTCGTGGTGCCGAACAGCCTGCCCGTCAACAATGTGAAGGAGCTGATTGCGCTCGCGAAGCAGAAGCCCGGCTCGCTGACGTTCGGCTCCGCAGGCAACGGCAGCTCCAACCATCTGTCGGGCGAACTGTTCAAGTCGATGGCCGGCATCGATATCGTGCACGTGCCCTACAAGGGCTCGGCCGCGGCGTTCACGGACCTGCTCGGCGGGCGCATCTCGATGATGTTCGACACGGTATCCAGCCAGGTGCAGTACATCGGCAGCGGCAAGGTCAAGCCGCTCGGCGTCACCGGCACCACGCGGTCGGAGGCGCTGCCGAAGGTGCCGACCGTCGCGGAAGCGGGGCTGCCCGGTTTCGACGTGACGATCTGGTTCGGCCTTTCGGCGCCGAAGGGCACGCCGCCCGATGCGATCAAGCGCCTCAATGCCGAGCTGCAGACCGTGCTCGGACAGTCGGACGTGCAGACGCAGCTGGCCGCGCTCGGCGCGCGTCCGCTGCCGGGCACGCCCGCGGATTTCACAAAGCTGATCCAGCACGACGCGGCCAAGTGGGGCCCCGTGGTGAAGCAATCGGGAGCGACCGTTGACTGA
- a CDS encoding aldehyde dehydrogenase family protein: MKQLSEHYIDGARRSIEGGEVVRVLDAATEAPRVDVRLGGAADADAAVRAATKAAHAWQTLSPGARAQYLLALADALESRASELAEDISREVGMPLKLSRRIQVDAPIAAWRATAALADDFAFVRQVAHSRITMAPVGVVAAITPWNYPLHQITGKVAPALLAGCTVVLKPSELAPSATQHLIAACEAAQLPAGVLNIVSGGAALGAALVSHPDVRMVSFTGSTAVGRKVAATAAGDMKRVSMELGGKSAAVVLPGADLQKAVKATVASCFLNSGQTCSATTRLIVAREAYPECRAWLEQAVAAMTLGDPAGANTRIGPLLSATQRERVHAHLAEAERAGFDRIAGGPDAPVPAHGFFVAPTVYGNVPADSRLANEEVFGPVLAVQCYDTVEEAIALANGTPYGLAATVWAADDATGARVADALRAGQVDVNGARFNPAAPFGGFGLSGMGREGGVFGLEEFVEPRAVQLP; the protein is encoded by the coding sequence GTGAAGCAATTGTCGGAACACTATATCGACGGCGCGCGCCGGTCGATCGAAGGCGGCGAGGTCGTGCGCGTGCTCGATGCCGCCACCGAGGCGCCGCGCGTGGACGTGCGGCTCGGCGGCGCAGCCGACGCGGACGCGGCCGTGCGCGCCGCAACGAAGGCCGCGCACGCATGGCAGACGCTGAGCCCCGGCGCGCGCGCGCAATACCTGCTTGCGCTGGCCGATGCGCTGGAATCGCGCGCATCCGAGCTGGCGGAGGATATCTCGCGTGAAGTCGGCATGCCGCTGAAACTGTCGCGCCGCATTCAGGTTGACGCGCCAATCGCGGCATGGCGCGCCACCGCCGCGCTCGCCGACGACTTCGCGTTCGTCCGGCAGGTCGCCCATTCCCGCATCACGATGGCGCCCGTCGGCGTGGTCGCCGCCATCACGCCGTGGAACTATCCGCTGCACCAGATCACGGGCAAGGTCGCCCCGGCGCTGCTCGCGGGCTGCACGGTCGTGCTCAAGCCGTCCGAGCTCGCGCCGTCCGCGACGCAACATCTGATTGCCGCGTGCGAGGCCGCGCAACTGCCGGCCGGCGTACTCAATATCGTGTCCGGCGGCGCCGCGCTCGGCGCCGCGCTGGTGTCGCATCCCGACGTGCGGATGGTGTCGTTCACGGGCTCGACCGCCGTGGGCCGCAAGGTCGCCGCCACGGCCGCCGGCGACATGAAGCGCGTGTCGATGGAATTGGGCGGCAAGTCCGCGGCCGTCGTGCTGCCCGGCGCCGATCTGCAAAAGGCGGTCAAGGCTACCGTGGCATCGTGCTTCCTCAATTCGGGACAGACATGCAGCGCGACCACGCGGCTGATCGTCGCCCGCGAGGCCTATCCCGAATGCCGCGCATGGCTCGAGCAGGCGGTAGCGGCCATGACGCTCGGCGATCCGGCCGGCGCGAACACGCGCATCGGACCATTGCTCTCGGCTACGCAGCGCGAACGTGTGCACGCGCATCTGGCCGAAGCCGAACGCGCGGGATTCGACCGTATCGCGGGCGGTCCCGATGCGCCCGTGCCCGCGCACGGCTTCTTTGTCGCGCCCACGGTCTACGGCAACGTGCCCGCCGATAGCCGCCTGGCCAACGAGGAAGTCTTCGGCCCGGTGCTCGCGGTGCAGTGCTATGACACGGTCGAAGAAGCGATCGCGCTCGCCAACGGCACGCCTTACGGCCTGGCCGCTACGGTCTGGGCGGCCGACGATGCCACGGGGGCCCGCGTGGCCGATGCGCTGCGGGCGGGGCAGGTGGACGTCAACGGTGCGCGCTTCAACCCCGCGGCGCCGTTCGGCGGGTTTGGCCTGTCCGGCATGGGCCGGGAGGGCGGTGTCTTTGGGCTCGAGGAGTTCGTCGAGCCGCGCGCGGTGCAGTTGCCATAA